In the genome of Candidatus Omnitrophota bacterium, one region contains:
- the folK gene encoding 2-amino-4-hydroxy-6-hydroxymethyldihydropteridine diphosphokinase → MAESVERVRCFIGLGSNLGDREAYLRQALELLNRPPEVEVLRVSALRETEPVGGPRQGPFLNGVAELQTGFSPGALLIVLRWVETQLGRVRELPNGPRTVDLDLLFYGEERIVLPGLEVPHPRMAERPFVMEPLRELLPEADELLERLESCV, encoded by the coding sequence TTGGCTGAGTCCGTAGAACGCGTCCGGTGCTTCATTGGATTGGGGTCGAACTTGGGAGACCGGGAGGCCTATTTGAGACAGGCTTTGGAGCTCTTGAACCGTCCTCCCGAGGTTGAGGTGCTGCGTGTTTCCGCATTGCGGGAAACAGAACCTGTGGGCGGGCCTCGTCAAGGTCCTTTCTTGAATGGGGTTGCGGAGCTCCAGACGGGTTTCAGCCCCGGTGCCTTGTTGATAGTCTTGCGTTGGGTGGAGACTCAACTTGGCCGTGTAAGGGAACTACCCAATGGTCCGCGCACTGTGGATTTGGATTTGCTGTTTTACGGCGAGGAGCGGATTGTCCTGCCCGGTCTGGAGGTTCCTCACCCCCGGATGGCGGAAAGACCCTTTGTGATGGAGCCTCTGAGGGAATTGCTGCCTGAAGCGGACGAACTTCTGGAGCGCTTGGAGTCATGCGTGTAA
- a CDS encoding pantoate--beta-alanine ligase encodes MRVIRSPKGLRDQVRQARCADRSVGFIPTMGALHEGHLSLIRAARKRDDLVIVSVYVNPLQFGPKEDLGRYPGSLAQDRHMAAGAGADLLFAPSDKLMYPAAFQSRVEVLLLQQPLCGKSRPGHFSGVSTVVAKLLNLVQPDRLYLGQKDYQQALLLRRMVRDLDWPVQVCLLPTVREHDGLALSSRNAYLSAPDRQVAPALRRGLREAAKALKEGSTAAVALRRAKRLWAAEAPQMRIDYLEAVDAGDLSPVQGRTQRILLAAAVWLGKTRLIDNIVVHRIQG; translated from the coding sequence ATGCGTGTAATCCGGAGTCCCAAGGGACTCCGCGACCAGGTCCGTCAGGCGCGTTGTGCGGACCGCAGTGTCGGGTTTATCCCCACCATGGGGGCGCTTCACGAAGGCCATCTCTCGTTGATTCGAGCTGCGCGGAAACGTGATGATCTGGTCATTGTCAGTGTGTATGTCAATCCTTTGCAGTTTGGCCCTAAGGAGGACTTGGGGCGCTACCCGGGGAGCTTGGCTCAGGACAGGCATATGGCTGCGGGTGCCGGGGCGGATCTGCTGTTTGCGCCCTCGGACAAATTGATGTATCCTGCGGCATTTCAATCCCGGGTTGAGGTTTTGCTGCTGCAGCAGCCTCTCTGCGGGAAGTCCCGGCCCGGCCATTTCAGCGGTGTGAGCACGGTCGTGGCCAAGTTACTTAACCTGGTGCAGCCGGACCGGCTCTATTTGGGGCAAAAGGATTACCAGCAGGCCTTGCTCTTGCGCCGTATGGTGCGGGATCTGGACTGGCCGGTTCAGGTTTGTCTCTTGCCCACGGTGCGTGAACACGACGGTTTGGCTTTAAGTTCTCGCAATGCCTATCTTTCCGCGCCTGACCGGCAGGTGGCTCCGGCTTTGAGGAGAGGCCTCAGGGAAGCGGCCAAAGCCCTGAAGGAGGGATCAACCGCTGCTGTGGCTCTTCGCCGGGCCAAGCGCCTATGGGCTGCAGAGGCGCCGCAAATGCGGATTGATTATTTGGAGGCAGTGGACGCCGGGGACTTGAGTCCGGTGCAGGGCCGGACTCAGAGAATTTTGCTGGCAGCAGCGGTTTGGTTGGGAAAGACACGTTTGATTGACAATATCGTGGTGCATCGGATTCAGGGGTGA
- a CDS encoding aspartate 1-decarboxylase — protein MLRSMCKSKLHGAVVTEANIHYRGSIGIDTGLLEAADIMPFERVQIVNVNNGQRLETYVIAAEPGSGTICMNGGAARWAEVGDKLLIISYALMESREARTHSPKLVFVDEKNQIAELKLQADSEDE, from the coding sequence ATGCTTCGCAGCATGTGTAAATCGAAATTGCATGGCGCGGTTGTAACTGAAGCCAACATTCATTACCGGGGAAGCATCGGGATTGATACGGGCCTCTTGGAAGCCGCGGACATTATGCCCTTTGAACGGGTTCAGATTGTTAATGTGAATAACGGACAGCGCTTGGAGACCTATGTGATTGCAGCGGAGCCCGGCTCAGGGACTATCTGTATGAACGGGGGCGCGGCGCGCTGGGCAGAGGTCGGCGACAAGTTGCTCATCATTTCCTATGCCTTGATGGAATCGCGTGAAGCGCGTACGCATAGTCCCAAGCTGGTCTTTGTGGACGAAAAAAATCAGATCGCAGAACTCAAGCTGCAGGCGGATAGCGAGGACGAATAG
- a CDS encoding DUF108 domain-containing protein has protein sequence MSSIPEIKRARVGLVGCGAIGRSLACFVRDSLGPCAGMIAVCDAAETRARELAGALGASCEVLGLADLVARCDLVIEAASAAAAPVVLEECLRGAKDLLCLSSAGLLSRPELLNEVRAKGSRLLLPSGGLCALDGVKALAGQKDFQIALTTRKPARALVGAPGLKIAPEKLLEISEETTVFEGNASEAAKAFPQNVNVAATLYLATGGQTEPRVRIIAVPGTRENVHQLEVSGGFGRFSLEVGSFPSPENPKTSQIAILSAEACLREYFDTVRVGT, from the coding sequence ATGAGCTCAATCCCTGAAATTAAACGCGCCAGAGTCGGATTGGTGGGCTGTGGCGCGATCGGAAGATCCTTAGCGTGCTTTGTCCGGGATTCCCTGGGCCCTTGTGCGGGCATGATCGCGGTGTGTGATGCCGCGGAAACAAGGGCTCGGGAATTGGCCGGGGCACTGGGAGCTTCCTGCGAGGTTCTGGGGCTCGCGGACTTGGTCGCTCGCTGTGATCTTGTGATTGAAGCCGCCTCTGCTGCCGCGGCTCCGGTTGTGTTGGAGGAGTGTTTGCGTGGGGCCAAGGATCTCTTGTGTTTGAGCAGCGCGGGGCTTCTGTCTCGACCCGAGCTTCTGAACGAGGTGCGGGCCAAAGGCTCGAGACTTTTGCTGCCCAGCGGCGGGCTTTGCGCCCTGGATGGGGTAAAAGCCCTGGCAGGACAGAAGGATTTTCAGATTGCACTCACCACCCGCAAGCCGGCCAGAGCCTTGGTGGGCGCGCCCGGACTAAAAATCGCGCCGGAAAAACTGCTCGAGATTTCTGAAGAGACCACTGTCTTTGAAGGAAATGCCAGCGAGGCTGCCAAGGCCTTTCCTCAGAATGTCAATGTGGCCGCAACGCTCTATTTGGCGACGGGTGGGCAGACCGAGCCGCGAGTCCGGATTATTGCCGTGCCGGGTACCAGGGAGAACGTGCACCAGCTCGAGGTGAGCGGAGGTTTTGGGCGCTTCAGCCTGGAAGTCGGGTCCTTTCCATCCCCGGAAAATCCCAAGACAAGCCAGATTGCCATTCTTTCCGCTGAGGCTTGTTTGCGCGAGTATTTTGACACAGTACGCGTGGGAACTTGA
- the uvrA gene encoding excinuclease ABC subunit UvrA, translating to MSEKSTISIRGAREHNLKGIDLEIPRNELVVITGLSGSGKSSLAFDTLYAEGQRRYVESLSAYARQFLAQLEKPDVDHIDGLPPAIAIEQRTAGSNPRSTVATATEVYDYLRLLYARAGQPHCWKCGKPIRPQSSQEIIERILKLTEGERIHILAPLVRGRKGEYQSLLSQAQKAGFVRVRIDGEIRDLSDSIVLDRKKVHTIEVVVDRLSVNKSASKRIGDSVETALKVGKGLISVHRLGAGGGGKEEEEILFSEQLGCADCGVSLPELQPRMFSFNSPFGACPTCDGLGVRMEFDPELVVGDPALTLKEGAILPWRRGGKRAVLYYRRSLRRLAQACGFDLDTPFEDLPGPVRDLILYGNSKSARGGLPSFEGVLPNLERRIKETESEYMRHEIGKYMSTLPCHECGGARLRKESNAVLVGGKAISDVVRLSVEEAHRVFNQLEWSAAEKEIAGPVVKEIVRKLTFMLDVGLGYLTLDRIIGSLSGGEAQRIRLATQIGSGLVGILYILDEPSIGLHQRDNSKLLSTLRSLRDIGNTVVVVEHDEETIREADTVIDLGPGAGKRGGYLVAAGPLEAVLTCPDSITGQFLRNERSIAVPAERRPYRSQPRIVIKKPAEHNLKKMDVPIPLGVLTCVTGVSGSGKSTLVHEILYRSMAQRLYQSRLKPGKHEGIEGIDQLDKVIVIDQSPIGRTPRSNPATYTGLFSPIRDLMTKLPDARVRGYKAGRFSFNVKGGRCEACQGDGLKKIEMHFLPDIYVHCEVCKGKRFNQQTLEIKYKGHNISDILEMPVEEALVLFSNVPAVRRKLQTLCDVGLGYIELGQPATTLSGGEAQRVKLSSELSKTATGKTLYILDEPTTGLHFADVEKLLQVLHALVDAGNSVVVIEHNLDVIKTADYIVDLGPEGGDLGGKVVAKGSPEEVASKDASHTGKFLAAVLARGKKSTASRQTNASPVHV from the coding sequence ATGTCAGAAAAATCCACGATCAGCATTCGCGGAGCCCGCGAGCACAATCTAAAAGGAATCGATCTTGAGATCCCTAGAAATGAGCTGGTGGTCATCACCGGTCTTTCCGGCTCGGGAAAATCCAGCCTGGCTTTTGACACGCTTTACGCTGAGGGACAGCGCAGGTATGTTGAAAGCCTCTCCGCATACGCCCGCCAATTTTTGGCTCAACTCGAAAAACCGGATGTCGACCACATCGACGGGTTGCCGCCTGCGATTGCCATTGAACAGCGCACGGCCGGAAGTAATCCCCGGTCCACAGTAGCCACGGCAACTGAGGTCTACGACTATCTCCGCCTGCTCTACGCGCGCGCAGGCCAACCGCATTGTTGGAAGTGCGGCAAGCCGATCCGGCCGCAAAGTTCCCAAGAAATTATCGAGCGTATCCTAAAACTCACCGAAGGGGAGCGGATCCATATCCTGGCGCCGTTGGTTCGCGGTCGCAAAGGTGAATATCAAAGTCTTCTCAGCCAAGCGCAGAAGGCCGGCTTTGTGCGGGTGCGCATTGACGGGGAGATTCGCGATCTCAGTGATTCCATTGTCTTGGACCGGAAGAAAGTTCACACCATTGAGGTGGTGGTGGATCGTTTAAGCGTCAATAAGTCCGCTTCCAAGCGCATCGGGGATTCTGTGGAGACGGCGCTCAAGGTGGGCAAGGGACTGATCAGCGTGCATCGCTTGGGAGCCGGCGGAGGGGGAAAAGAAGAAGAGGAAATTTTGTTTAGCGAACAACTTGGATGCGCGGACTGCGGGGTGAGCCTGCCGGAGCTTCAACCGAGGATGTTTTCTTTTAACAGCCCCTTTGGGGCTTGTCCGACTTGTGACGGCTTGGGCGTGCGGATGGAATTTGATCCGGAGCTGGTGGTGGGTGACCCGGCGCTTACACTCAAGGAAGGGGCCATCTTGCCTTGGAGGCGCGGAGGTAAACGAGCGGTCCTTTATTACCGCAGGAGTCTAAGACGATTGGCACAGGCCTGTGGTTTTGATTTGGATACCCCATTCGAAGATTTACCCGGACCGGTGCGCGATCTCATTCTCTATGGTAATTCCAAGAGTGCCAGGGGCGGTTTGCCGTCTTTCGAAGGAGTGCTTCCTAATTTGGAGCGCCGCATCAAGGAGACGGAAAGCGAATATATGCGCCACGAAATCGGCAAGTACATGAGCACGTTGCCCTGCCATGAATGCGGAGGGGCGCGTTTGCGCAAGGAGTCGAATGCCGTGTTGGTCGGGGGAAAAGCAATTTCTGATGTCGTGCGGCTTTCTGTGGAAGAGGCGCATAGGGTCTTCAATCAACTGGAGTGGAGCGCGGCCGAGAAGGAGATTGCCGGGCCTGTGGTGAAAGAGATTGTCCGAAAGCTCACGTTTATGCTGGATGTGGGTTTGGGATACCTAACCCTGGATCGCATTATCGGATCCTTGTCCGGCGGAGAAGCTCAGCGGATACGGTTGGCGACACAGATTGGGTCGGGATTGGTGGGTATCCTCTACATATTGGATGAGCCGAGCATTGGCCTGCATCAGCGGGACAATTCGAAATTGCTGTCGACTTTACGCTCTCTGCGGGATATCGGCAATACCGTAGTTGTTGTAGAGCACGACGAAGAGACCATTCGGGAAGCCGATACCGTGATTGACCTGGGACCGGGCGCGGGCAAGCGCGGAGGCTATTTGGTGGCTGCAGGCCCGCTGGAGGCCGTGCTCACGTGCCCCGACTCCATTACGGGCCAGTTTTTGAGGAATGAACGCTCTATCGCCGTACCGGCGGAGCGCCGGCCTTACCGCAGCCAACCCCGGATTGTGATCAAGAAACCTGCGGAACACAATCTCAAGAAAATGGATGTGCCCATTCCGTTGGGTGTGCTTACTTGCGTGACCGGTGTTTCGGGGTCGGGGAAGAGCACGCTGGTGCATGAGATACTTTACCGTTCGATGGCCCAGCGCTTGTACCAGTCGCGCCTTAAACCGGGTAAGCACGAGGGGATTGAAGGGATCGATCAATTGGATAAGGTGATTGTCATCGACCAGTCTCCTATAGGCCGGACGCCGCGCTCCAATCCTGCGACCTATACCGGGCTCTTTTCCCCGATCCGGGATTTGATGACCAAGTTGCCGGACGCGCGCGTGCGCGGTTACAAAGCCGGGCGATTCAGCTTTAATGTCAAGGGCGGGCGCTGCGAAGCCTGCCAAGGCGATGGTCTCAAGAAGATTGAAATGCACTTCTTGCCGGATATCTATGTGCATTGCGAGGTATGCAAGGGCAAGCGTTTTAACCAACAGACCTTGGAAATTAAATATAAGGGACACAATATCTCGGATATTTTGGAAATGCCCGTGGAGGAAGCCTTGGTGCTTTTCTCCAATGTCCCCGCAGTCCGGCGAAAGCTTCAGACTCTCTGTGATGTGGGCCTTGGTTATATTGAACTCGGACAGCCCGCGACCACCTTGTCGGGAGGGGAAGCCCAGCGTGTGAAACTTTCTTCCGAGTTGAGCAAAACAGCCACAGGAAAAACTCTTTACATTCTGGATGAACCCACGACGGGCTTGCACTTTGCGGATGTGGAAAAACTTCTGCAGGTATTACATGCGCTGGTCGACGCGGGCAATAGTGTGGTGGTGATCGAACACAACCTGGATGTGATCAAGACCGCTGACTATATTGTCGATCTGGGGCCGGAAGGCGGGGATCTTGGGGGAAAAGTGGTTGCCAAGGGCAGCCCCGAAGAGGTGGCTTCCAAGGACGCTTCACATACAGGAAAGTTCTTGGCTGCTGTACTGGCAAGGGGCAAGAAAAGCACGGCATCGAGGCAAACAAACGCGAGTCCTGTCCATGTGTAG